A segment of the Lolium perenne isolate Kyuss_39 chromosome 3, Kyuss_2.0, whole genome shotgun sequence genome:
AGACGGCGCAATCAGTGAGTGAGCGAGTTCTTTCAAGCTGAACCCGCGAGACCTGCTGGGGAACACATGGGATCCACCAGCAACCCAATAATGGCAGACAAAACGGGGAGAACAATTACAGGAACATGGTGTCCTGATATAATACCCGAGCGAGGTGAATTACGACGACTGTTGAAAGCGGGAAGGGTCAGGACGGACCTGCTGCGAGCCGCCGCGGTCGCCCGGGACGCGATCGAGGAGGGACCAGTCGACGTGGGCGACGTGGTCGATCAGCGCCGACACCTGCAGCCCCAGCACTGCCGGCGGGTCCGCCGCCCTGCCGGCCGGCCGGCCTGGCTGCTGATGATCTGCCTCGGCAACCATGGTTCCCCTGTGTTTCTCTTGGCCGcgcgcgcgcgctcctcctccctccGCGTCCACCCGCCTCTCGTGGAGCGGTGGTGGCTGAGGAGGAAAGGGTCGCCGCCGGTGGCTGCGTGGCGCTGCGCAGTGGGGCGGCGGTCGGAGTTTGTTGGAATTGAAGAGGGGTTCTCTTTTGAGGTATATACACCTCCAGTCCCACAACTTGTCTATGATGTGCAAATTAGTCCCACTTCTTGTGAAATGGACTATAGCAGTCCCACAACTTGTATTTTCTGTGCAAAACTAGTCCAAACAACCGAGAAGCGGACACATGGCGATGTTCTTTTTGCACAAATGCCCTTGCATATTTCCCTCTGGCATATGTGGCCGTTTCGTGGTCCCCCTCATACGGTCCCGGATGTCAGTAGATGAATAAACACATAAAATAACTTACGTGGGTGACAGAGATCGAACTCACGACCCCAGGTCGCGGTAACAAAGGCTACAGGTGCCAGCCACATAATTATGAAGCTTGATGTGTTAACCATCAACGTTAAAATATTCTAGTCTCGTGAAGGGCAGTATGCTGGTGTTGTTCACGATAAGAACGATAACTAAACGGATACAATGCATCTAAAAATCGGAGAAGTCGAAGTCCGATCCCGACGACTTGGCTCAGTCAAGACCAAATCCGCCTAACAATCATTGTTTCCGTCGATGGTTGTCGGGCCGACTTCCCGCACCTCGATGAACGGCTTGCCCGCGCGAATGGCCTCCTTCTCCGCCCTGCGATCTGCCTTCTTCTGCTCGTAGAAGGCGCGCTCGTCGAGGATGTCCCGCGGGAAGGCGGCGGCCCACGCCTCCATGGCACGTTCATCCGCGTGCGCAATGGCGAGGCGGCGGCCGAATCTGCCGGCGGTAGCGGCGCCGCTCGGCGGTGACGAGGGCTGTCGAAGCCAACCAAGAGACTCGCGGTCCTTAAAATTGAGTTTGTTGGCGGGTGCGCCCGAGGCGCCATGCCGCCACGTCGTAGGGGTGCACCGCTGCTCCACGGTGGCGaaggtgccgagggtgaggcgagcGCCGCCGGCGCGGATTTCCGCGTAGAACGTGCCGCTCGGGCGGGCGCGCACGCCCATGAAACCGGAGCGATTGCGCCGGGAGCCATGCGGCGCGGTCTCGGCGACGGTGGTGCGCGTGGAAGGGGAAGCGACGCGTGGTAGGCGGGAGGGCGGCGCGTGGCGGGAGGGACTTTTCAGCGGCGGTTGAGGACGGTTGCACGCGCCGTTTTATACCGCGAGCTCCGCGCACGCCAAATCTCCTACGCGCGGGGCAAAAATTTAGCGCGTACGCTATTTTCGCGCATTTGATAGTTAGTACTCCTTTTGTCTCGAAATTGATATCGTAAATTTggctaaatttgaatgtatccaaCATATATTTCGAGGCGGAAGGAGTACATGATATATTGTGGTTATCATGCTGCACTTCTTAGAAGTTTGCTATTTGGGATAAAAAGTAAAGAATGGTAGATTGAGACGATGCAGGTTTGCTAATGCGATTTGACTACCTAATGAAGTTGAAGATCTTTACGTTCTGAAAACTAGAGGGATATTTGAACAGCAATTGAAAATGGAATTAGTGGGTTTCTCATTGAACTGTTCTCTCGAAGTTCCTCTGTAGATGGATAGGTGTTGTTTCTAGTTGTGGGAATGGTGTTGGATTCATATACATGAGGAACACGGCAACAAAGTACTGAGCGTTATACCAACAGACCATGTTTCAGAAGACAATACAAGGGCGTTGCAATATCGAACACAAATAATTCCTTTCTCAAGTGGCTTCCACATATAGACCCTGACCTTAGCTCGTGAGTTCGAACCCTCACCTGCACACAGATTTTATGTGTTTCTTCATCCA
Coding sequences within it:
- the LOC127339291 gene encoding uncharacterized protein, which codes for MGVRARPSGTFYAEIRAGGARLTLGTFATVEQRCTPTTWRHGASGAPANKLNFKDRESLGWLRQPSSPPSGAATAGRFGRRLAIAHADERAMEAWAAAFPRDILDERAFYEQKKADRRAEKEAIRAGKPFIEVREVGPTTIDGNNDC